Sequence from the Clostridium butyricum genome:
ACTATTTAGTTTGATTTCCTTTATAAAATTATCATATATTTTTTGGAATTCATCATAAGGATTAAAATTCAATTTTTGATCAACAAATATTGCGAATACCTGACCTAGACAGTTTCCTTTTTTAAGCTTCTTCAAATCTACCTTGCATATATTTTCATTTAAGTTGAGTTTTTCATAAAACATTCTACCAGCTGTGTCACAATGTAAATCTATAAATTTCACTTAAATTTTCTTCCTTTCAATTATATTCTAAATAATCGCCTATTTTCTCAGGACCTGCTGTAATTGATTTTTTTATATAAAGACTATTTTGATCATCTACTTCTATTTTCCATTTTACAAGACATATCTTACCATTAGTTATTTCTATAGTTGTTATTGCTGATGGAAAAACACAACATCCATCATTACAATATAAACCTTCAGATGGTTTTGGTAGTTTATCATTATGGGTATGTCCACATATTATCATTCTATTTTCTTTTTTAGCTAGTTTTTCTAAAACTTTATCTATTTTATCACCTTTATCATAATTTGTAGCAGGACTTGTTGGTGCTTTCATTCCACCTACCCCTTCTAGAAATCTCCATACATATCTCACAAGAAATCTACTCACCTTCCAAAATTCACAATTTATAGTGTCAACTTGATGTCCATGAAATGCTAGTATATTTTTATTTAACGGAAGATAATTAAGAACTGCACATTCATAAAATTTCACTTTTGAATACAGATCTATCATTTGAGATGGAAAATTATCTCCAATATTATTATATACTTTTTTTTGCTTTAAAATAAACTCTGGGTTGGATTTTATAATATCATGATTTCCATATAGAAGATACAATCTTTTTTTATGATTAAATTTATTTAACATCTTAAATACATCCTTATAGTTATACGCAATATTTAAAATATTTTTATTTTTCCATAGTTCATCCCCATCTCCAATTTCAATCAACGTATATCCATTATTATAATAATATCTTAAAGCTGCTTTATATATGTTCTCATTAAGCCTTAATGAATCTTCATATCCTCCATTCCCACGGTGAACATCACTTATAAACACTATCTTAGAAGTATCATCAAAGTCAATAACACATCCTTCTTTCTCAAGCCTTGACAGAAGCTCTTTGCTCTTTCTACACTTAATATCCATGTTATCTCCTATTATTTTAATATTTCATTTAATTATAATATGAAGATAATTTGTCTAAGTTGACACTTCTAATATGACTATGAATTTTGTTATTATACAAGTATTTAAATTTATCAATATCATATAGAAAAAAAACTTTGCATATGAATAATTAATATATAAATTTAACAATTTAATTACAAATGGTTAAATATTTTCTTTCTAAAGCTAATGTATAGAAGTAGGAGGAATTCTATGAATGAAAAAAATAATCTTTCTAAGAACATATCATGCGAATACTATGTCCCCTTAGGAAAAGCTGGATCACTTATAATACAGGCTCCTGTAGTACTTTCATACCTTAAAGTAAATATCCCAGTTTATACAAATATAAACTTATCAAAAAATTGCTTAAATGTTAAGACAACTCAAAACAAAATCTTTATAAAGAAACCTCTCTTAGCATCAGATAATAAACTTATATTAACAGGACACATTGAAAAATCACTTTCTTACAAAACTAATAGTAATAATACAAGTAAATTCTCTGGTACCAAAACTCTTAATATGGATATTCAAATAGAAGAACATGTTAATATAACTTTTGATCAATTTCCTGTTAAAAACGAAAAAAACACTGAATTTTACTACGAGAAAAGTGATGAACCTATTAATTGCAATATGGAATTTATAGAGCTAATTCAAGATAATATTCAATATACGGACTCAGGATATGTAAATAAATTGATACTATCACTTCAGTTTTCATTAACACAGCTTCAATATGTATTTATTCCTGAACCTGAAGGTGATGTACAATTATTAAAA
This genomic interval carries:
- a CDS encoding metallophosphoesterase → MDIKCRKSKELLSRLEKEGCVIDFDDTSKIVFISDVHRGNGGYEDSLRLNENIYKAALRYYYNNGYTLIEIGDGDELWKNKNILNIAYNYKDVFKMLNKFNHKKRLYLLYGNHDIIKSNPEFILKQKKVYNNIGDNFPSQMIDLYSKVKFYECAVLNYLPLNKNILAFHGHQVDTINCEFWKVSRFLVRYVWRFLEGVGGMKAPTSPATNYDKGDKIDKVLEKLAKKENRMIICGHTHNDKLPKPSEGLYCNDGCCVFPSAITTIEITNGKICLVKWKIEVDDQNSLYIKKSITAGPEKIGDYLEYN